Below is a genomic region from bacterium.
ATGTAGCGGTACCCGGTGGCGGCATCCACCTTTCCGGTGCCGGCGGGCGGTTTTGAGTCCGTCTGGACGACTTTCAACTGTACCTCTCCCGCCTGGAAAGCCTTGAACGCGAAACGGCCCGAGGCGCAACCCGCCTGCCGGGCCTTTTCGGCCGTGATCTCCACTTCGCGGACCACCGGGAGCCCCAGCTTTCCGCCGTAGAATTCCGCGGCGCGCTCAATGTCCTGCACGACGATGCCGATGTCGATAGATTCTTTCGTCATTTTCAAGACGGACATGAAAAATCTCCCAAGACCAGAAGAAAACAGACGCCGGGCCATCCGTGCCGGCAGGATTTTCGGAGCAGAAGCGAGATTACCACTCCGCCGGGCCGGGCGACAATCAGGGCGCCTCTCTGGCGCGCGGGACCGGATATCCTGTACCTTTGGGGTACAGCATCAGCCGAGACGAGGGACAGGCCCGCAGACGTATTGCGCCGGGCGGACTTTGGCTTTCAGGAAATCACGGAGGAAAAATCGAATGCGCCTTGAGGGGAAAACGGCCATCGTCACGGGCGGCGGCGGCGACATCGGAAGGGGAATCGTGCGGGCGTTTGCGCGCGAGGGCGCCAGGCAGCTCATCGTCGATCTGCGCGAAGACGCCGCGGCGAAGGCGGCCGCGGAAGACGGAGGCGCTGGCTCCCTCTCCCT
It encodes:
- a CDS encoding VOC family protein → MSVLKMTKESIDIGIVVQDIERAAEFYGGKLGLPVVREVEITAEKARQAGCASGRFAFKAFQAGEVQLKVVQTDSKPPAGTGKVDAATGYRYITFTVESVEKTYNDLKALGVPIEGEITEVVPGRFIVFFRDPDGNMLEAVGPK